Proteins from one Phytoactinopolyspora mesophila genomic window:
- a CDS encoding endonuclease/exonuclease/phosphatase family protein, which yields MRLTQVLRLAAVAALAAGTALGTAATAVTTTADTSDSSPSQAPDRAARVMSFNIQHGVGLDGRLDLQRIADVIETEDADIIGLQEVDRHWSERSDFVDQAAWLARELNMHVVYGANLDRDPFNPGEPRRQYGTAILSNAPILEWDNTDLPRYEGHEQRGLLRARIVVRGVPLQVYNTHLQHNDADERMEQVEAIKGLIGTPDDSVILLGDLNARPDAPEIAAILENLVDTWEDAGLGDGYTYPSDGPDRRIDYVLRSDDVITRTAAVVATDASDHLPVYADVLLPGSKVGVGRRG from the coding sequence ATGCGACTGACTCAGGTTCTCAGACTGGCCGCGGTCGCGGCCCTGGCGGCCGGCACTGCTCTTGGCACGGCCGCGACAGCTGTCACAACCACTGCGGATACGTCCGATTCCTCGCCGTCGCAGGCGCCGGACCGTGCGGCGAGAGTGATGAGCTTCAACATCCAGCACGGCGTGGGCCTCGACGGCCGGCTCGACCTGCAGCGGATCGCTGATGTGATCGAGACCGAGGACGCCGACATCATCGGCCTGCAAGAGGTGGACCGGCACTGGTCGGAGCGCAGTGACTTCGTCGATCAGGCCGCCTGGCTGGCGCGCGAGCTGAACATGCACGTCGTCTATGGGGCCAACCTTGATCGTGACCCGTTCAATCCGGGTGAGCCGCGTCGTCAGTACGGCACGGCCATCCTGAGCAACGCCCCGATCCTCGAGTGGGACAACACCGATCTGCCGCGCTATGAAGGGCACGAGCAGCGAGGTTTGCTGCGCGCCCGCATCGTCGTCCGGGGTGTGCCACTACAGGTGTACAACACCCACCTGCAGCACAACGACGCCGACGAGCGCATGGAACAGGTCGAGGCGATCAAAGGGCTGATCGGCACGCCTGACGACTCCGTCATCCTGCTCGGTGACCTCAATGCCAGGCCCGATGCGCCCGAGATCGCCGCGATACTGGAGAACCTGGTGGACACCTGGGAGGACGCGGGCCTGGGCGACGGGTACACGTACCCGAGCGACGGCCCCGACCGCCGCATCGATTATGTGCTCAGGTCCGACGACGTCATCACGCGTACCGCGGCGGTGGTCGCGACCGACGCCTCGGATCACCTCCCGGTGTACGCCGACGTGCTGCTGCCCGGGTCGAAGGTCGGGGTCGGCAGGCGAGGTTAG
- a CDS encoding KTSC domain-containing protein: MRREAVSSSVIASIGYDADSQVLEVEFHSGELYRYLGVPEFDVARLKRAESMGRFLNEWIKPRYEFVYVAPR; this comes from the coding sequence ATGCGGCGTGAGGCGGTGTCGTCGTCGGTGATCGCGTCGATCGGCTACGACGCGGACAGCCAGGTGCTCGAGGTCGAGTTCCACTCCGGTGAGCTCTACCGCTATCTCGGTGTACCGGAGTTCGACGTCGCACGCCTCAAGCGTGCCGAGAGCATGGGCCGGTTCCTGAACGAATGGATCAAACCGCGCTACGAGTTCGTCTACGTCGCCCCGCGTTGA
- a CDS encoding polysaccharide lyase family 8 super-sandwich domain-containing protein: MRSRLFHAAIATVAAALITPMMLAPGSASPPPNAPVPDHVSTGKPAFVDMRHRLVESLTGGRDFHPDDPQLAPLIDSLNADAQDHLDTMNTEGDPEYLWPDMETAESDFGNSAQRLRTMAIVYQTKGAALEGDPQLADAIVFGLDWLERQHYHVGSQQYDNWWWWEIGTPAAVTDALALMYEETPADVRQRLLDAVRYHVPDATKRVRHPGVIETGANRIDKAWIVIRWGLLDEDSDGIAEGRDALSQVFEYVTSGDGFYRDGSFVQHNDIAYTGSYGLVLMGGLSRTLNLLAGTPWEVTDPNVANVWNWIFDSYEPITFAGQLFDHTRGRDISRIGRSTLTGGHGLFHSIANLVEAAPDELQPRIRAYLAEMAQQGYDPYDAPRAGGTSIPRILAIRDAIDGVEPRGPLTMHKQFPAMDRKAHFQGDWAFTVSARSSRIAGYEAGNGENLRGWYTGEGMTYVYDHDYRQYADEFWPTVDPYHLAGTTVATEDSYPRTDNTGWRQPRGAGTAGGAVLGDDGAYGMHFTALRDEAGQPIDLTGKKSWFTLGDTIVALGAGIEASNVAAQTTVENRMVPDGGTTLTVDGDAKPTAGMDDVLDNPSWLHLDGAGGYLFPSDDALRVRGEARTGRWSDIGANLPAHPDDEATREYATFWFDHGDAPTDASYAYYLLPGRTAGQTEQAAEALAAGTGIQITGNTADVQSVIRDDDGTTLLAANYWTCATAADLVHSYHQSAMVLRQDGDVLDISVSDPTQQQQRLVFDVARDADEVIEADPRISVLSTSPLRFAVDTEASRGASFQLSLRVDPDSRPELPAAGCQGDTFDVQADTYVRGGAYAGQSFNGQGLVVKQVPELDWARQTFLRFDLTDMPEDFGLATLRLYGNVADDGGNVTTHTLYEVPDNTWDEETLTWNTKPELGDAVGTVTMTGDTPEWYGIDVSDLLQERIAAGEEQLTVALAGPGGDARTLAVFIRDRESGSGPQLQFQ; encoded by the coding sequence ATGCGATCACGTCTGTTCCACGCCGCCATCGCCACGGTCGCGGCCGCACTGATCACTCCGATGATGTTGGCTCCTGGCTCGGCCAGCCCGCCCCCGAACGCGCCGGTGCCTGATCATGTCTCGACCGGAAAACCGGCATTCGTCGATATGCGTCACCGGCTGGTCGAGTCTCTGACCGGCGGCCGGGACTTCCATCCCGATGATCCGCAGCTGGCGCCGCTCATCGACAGCCTCAATGCCGACGCCCAGGATCATCTGGACACCATGAATACCGAGGGTGATCCGGAGTATCTGTGGCCGGACATGGAGACCGCCGAGTCGGATTTCGGCAACTCCGCCCAGCGGCTGCGCACCATGGCGATCGTCTACCAGACCAAAGGAGCCGCGCTCGAGGGCGACCCTCAGCTGGCCGATGCGATCGTCTTCGGCCTCGACTGGCTGGAGCGCCAGCACTACCACGTCGGCTCGCAGCAATACGACAACTGGTGGTGGTGGGAGATCGGCACCCCAGCCGCCGTCACCGACGCCCTGGCCCTGATGTACGAAGAGACACCTGCTGACGTGCGGCAGCGACTGCTCGACGCGGTCCGCTACCACGTTCCGGACGCGACCAAGCGGGTCCGGCATCCCGGCGTGATCGAGACCGGTGCCAACCGGATCGACAAGGCGTGGATCGTCATCCGATGGGGCCTGCTCGACGAGGACAGCGACGGCATCGCCGAGGGAAGGGACGCGCTCAGCCAGGTATTCGAGTACGTCACCAGTGGTGATGGTTTCTACCGCGACGGCTCGTTCGTCCAGCACAACGACATCGCCTACACCGGTTCATACGGGCTGGTGCTGATGGGCGGACTGTCCCGGACGCTGAACCTGCTCGCCGGAACCCCGTGGGAGGTCACCGACCCGAACGTGGCCAATGTGTGGAACTGGATCTTCGACTCGTATGAGCCGATCACGTTCGCCGGTCAGTTGTTCGACCACACTCGGGGGCGGGACATCTCCCGGATCGGACGCAGCACGCTCACCGGCGGACACGGGCTGTTCCACTCCATCGCCAACCTCGTCGAGGCCGCCCCGGACGAACTGCAGCCCCGCATCCGCGCGTATCTGGCCGAGATGGCGCAACAGGGGTACGACCCGTACGACGCCCCCCGCGCCGGCGGCACGTCGATCCCCCGCATTCTGGCGATCCGCGACGCGATCGACGGCGTCGAACCACGCGGTCCGCTCACCATGCACAAACAGTTCCCGGCCATGGACCGGAAGGCGCATTTCCAGGGCGACTGGGCCTTCACCGTCTCCGCGCGCAGCAGCCGGATCGCCGGCTACGAGGCCGGCAACGGGGAGAATCTACGTGGCTGGTACACCGGTGAGGGCATGACCTACGTCTACGATCACGACTACCGCCAGTACGCCGACGAATTCTGGCCCACGGTCGACCCCTATCACCTGGCCGGCACCACCGTGGCCACCGAGGACAGCTATCCCCGCACGGACAACACCGGGTGGCGCCAGCCTCGAGGCGCCGGCACGGCCGGTGGCGCCGTCCTCGGCGACGACGGCGCCTACGGCATGCACTTCACCGCCCTGCGTGACGAAGCCGGTCAGCCGATCGATCTGACCGGGAAGAAGTCCTGGTTCACCCTGGGCGACACGATCGTGGCGCTCGGCGCGGGTATCGAGGCGTCCAATGTCGCCGCGCAAACCACCGTCGAGAACCGCATGGTTCCCGACGGCGGCACAACCCTCACGGTGGACGGAGACGCCAAGCCGACTGCCGGTATGGATGACGTCCTGGACAACCCGTCCTGGCTCCATCTCGACGGCGCGGGCGGGTACCTATTTCCCAGCGACGACGCCCTGCGTGTGCGCGGCGAAGCACGGACCGGCCGGTGGTCGGACATCGGGGCGAACCTGCCGGCCCACCCGGACGACGAGGCCACCCGCGAGTACGCGACGTTCTGGTTCGACCATGGCGACGCACCCACCGATGCGAGCTACGCCTACTACCTGTTACCAGGCCGCACCGCCGGGCAGACCGAGCAGGCCGCCGAAGCGCTGGCGGCGGGCACGGGTATCCAGATCACCGGCAACACCGCCGACGTCCAGTCCGTGATCCGCGACGACGACGGCACCACCCTGCTCGCGGCGAACTACTGGACCTGCGCCACGGCCGCCGATCTGGTGCACAGCTACCACCAGTCGGCTATGGTGCTCCGTCAGGACGGCGACGTGCTCGACATCTCCGTCTCCGATCCGACCCAGCAGCAACAGCGCCTCGTGTTCGACGTCGCCCGCGACGCCGACGAAGTCATCGAGGCCGATCCCCGGATCAGCGTGCTCTCGACGTCCCCGCTGCGTTTCGCCGTGGACACCGAAGCGAGCAGGGGCGCGTCGTTCCAGCTGAGCCTGCGGGTCGATCCGGACAGCCGGCCGGAGCTGCCGGCAGCGGGCTGCCAGGGCGACACGTTCGATGTGCAGGCCGACACCTACGTCCGTGGCGGCGCCTACGCCGGTCAGAGCTTCAACGGCCAAGGTCTGGTGGTCAAGCAGGTGCCCGAGCTCGACTGGGCCCGGCAGACGTTCCTGCGTTTCGACCTGACCGACATGCCGGAGGATTTCGGGCTGGCAACACTGCGGCTTTACGGCAACGTGGCCGACGACGGCGGCAACGTCACCACCCACACCCTCTACGAGGTCCCCGACAACACCTGGGACGAAGAGACGCTCACCTGGAACACCAAGCCCGAGCTCGGCGATGCTGTCGGCACGGTGACGATGACCGGGGACACTCCCGAGTGGTACGGGATCGACGTGTCGGACCTGCTCCAGGAGCGCATCGCAGCGGGAGAAGAGCAGCTGACCGTGGCCCTGGCCGGTCCCGGTGGCGACGCCCGGACCCTGGCTGTGTTCATCCGCGACCGGGAATCCGGGAGCGGGCCGCAACTGCAGTTCCAGTAA